The following proteins come from a genomic window of Streptomyces sp. NBC_01716:
- a CDS encoding ABC transporter substrate-binding protein has protein sequence MPATRTAPFRRRALAAVAALPLLAVALGACGYGSENDTKDEKVAPAAEGEKVGGLGEVKIGYFANITHATALVGLQEGLIQKELGGTKIKPQVFNAGPSEIEALNAGAIDIGWIGPSPSINGFTKSKGQNLRIISGSASGGVSLVVNPKKIKSLDDLKGKRIATPQLGNTQDVALLNYLSEKGLKVDTNTGKGDVTVIRQDNKQIPASFESGSLDGAWVPEPTASKLVAGGGSVLLDEKKLWKDGKFVITNVIVSQKFLKEHPDVVEAVLRGSVKTNAWINENPDEAKAAANAKLKADSGAALPPEVLDPAWQNVDITDDPLASTLGLSSEHAVKAGLLEDPLLDGIYDLSLLNKVLKADGKPAIDDAGLGVK, from the coding sequence GTGCCAGCCACCCGTACCGCCCCGTTCCGCCGACGCGCACTCGCCGCTGTCGCGGCCCTGCCCCTGCTCGCCGTGGCGCTCGGCGCCTGCGGCTACGGTTCCGAGAACGACACGAAGGACGAGAAGGTCGCCCCCGCCGCCGAGGGCGAGAAGGTCGGCGGTCTCGGCGAGGTGAAGATCGGCTACTTCGCCAACATCACGCACGCCACCGCGCTGGTCGGCCTCCAGGAGGGCCTGATCCAGAAGGAGTTGGGCGGCACCAAGATCAAGCCGCAGGTCTTCAACGCGGGACCCTCGGAGATCGAGGCGCTCAACGCGGGCGCGATCGACATCGGCTGGATCGGCCCCTCCCCCTCGATCAACGGCTTCACGAAGTCGAAGGGCCAGAATCTGCGGATCATCTCGGGCTCGGCCTCCGGCGGTGTCTCGCTCGTCGTCAACCCGAAGAAGATCAAGTCCCTGGACGACCTCAAGGGCAAGCGCATCGCGACGCCGCAGCTCGGCAACACGCAGGACGTGGCGCTGCTCAACTACCTGTCGGAAAAGGGCCTGAAGGTCGACACCAACACCGGCAAGGGCGACGTCACCGTCATCCGCCAGGACAACAAGCAGATACCGGCGTCCTTCGAGTCCGGTTCGCTGGACGGCGCGTGGGTGCCCGAGCCGACCGCGTCGAAGCTGGTCGCGGGCGGCGGTTCGGTGCTGCTCGACGAGAAGAAGCTGTGGAAGGACGGCAAGTTCGTCATCACGAACGTGATCGTCTCCCAGAAGTTCCTCAAGGAGCACCCGGACGTCGTCGAGGCGGTGCTGCGCGGCTCGGTGAAGACGAACGCCTGGATCAACGAGAACCCGGACGAGGCCAAGGCCGCGGCCAACGCCAAGCTCAAGGCGGACTCGGGGGCGGCGCTGCCGCCCGAGGTGCTCGACCCCGCGTGGCAGAACGTCGACATCACCGACGACCCGCTGGCCTCGACGCTCGGTCTGTCGTCCGAGCACGCGGTGAAGGCGGGGCTGCTCGAAGACCCGCTGCTCGACGGCATCTACGACCTGTCACTGCTCAACAAGGTGCTGAAGGCGGACGGCAAGCCCGCGATCGACGACGCCGGTCTCGGCGTGAAGTAG
- a CDS encoding nitrite/sulfite reductase gives MAATPEKPAAATPRRKVSRHRGEGQWAVGHFTPLNANEQAKKDDDGLNVRTRIETIYSKAGFDSIDPADLRGRMRWWGLYTQRKPGIDGGKTAILEPEELDDRYFMLRVRIDGGRLTTEQLRVIGQISHEFGRDTADITDRQNIQLHWIRIEDVPEIWRRLEDVGLSTTEACGDTPRVILGSPVAGVAANEIIDGTPAIDEINDRFIGTKEFSNLPRKFKTAVSGSPLLDVAHEINDIAFVGVEHPEHGPGFDLWVGGGLSTNPKIGQRLGAWVPLDEVADVWAGVIGIFRDYGYRRLRTRARLKFLLADWGTEKFRRILEDEYLKRALVDGPAPERPVEEWRDHVGVHRQKDGRFYVGFAPRVGRVDGPTLKKIADLAEEHGSGRVRTTVEQKMIVLDVSEDRVDSLVAGLESLDLRVKPSPFRRGTMACTGIEFCKLAIVETKARGASLIDELEARIPDFDQPITINVNGCPNACARIQVADIGLKGQLMLDRDGNQVEGYQVHLGGALGLDPSFGRKVRGLKVTAAELPDYVERVLTRFQKERESDERFATWAARASEEALS, from the coding sequence ATGGCCGCCACCCCTGAGAAACCCGCCGCAGCCACGCCCCGCCGCAAGGTGAGCCGTCACCGCGGCGAGGGCCAGTGGGCCGTGGGGCATTTCACTCCCCTCAACGCCAACGAGCAGGCGAAGAAGGACGACGACGGTCTCAATGTGCGGACACGCATTGAGACGATCTACTCGAAGGCCGGGTTCGACTCGATCGACCCGGCCGACTTGCGGGGACGTATGCGCTGGTGGGGGCTTTACACCCAGCGCAAGCCCGGGATCGACGGCGGCAAGACCGCGATCCTGGAGCCGGAGGAGCTGGACGACCGGTACTTCATGCTGCGGGTCAGGATCGACGGCGGCCGGCTGACCACCGAGCAGCTGCGGGTCATCGGCCAGATCTCGCACGAGTTCGGCCGGGACACCGCCGACATCACCGACCGGCAGAACATCCAGCTGCACTGGATCCGGATCGAGGACGTCCCCGAGATCTGGCGCCGTCTTGAGGACGTCGGTCTGTCGACCACCGAGGCGTGCGGCGACACGCCCCGGGTGATCCTCGGCTCCCCGGTCGCCGGAGTGGCCGCGAACGAGATCATCGACGGCACCCCGGCCATCGACGAGATCAACGACCGGTTCATCGGCACCAAGGAGTTCTCGAACCTCCCGCGCAAATTCAAGACGGCCGTCTCAGGATCGCCACTGCTCGACGTCGCGCACGAGATCAACGACATCGCCTTCGTCGGTGTCGAGCACCCCGAGCACGGCCCCGGCTTCGACCTGTGGGTCGGCGGCGGGCTTTCGACCAACCCCAAGATCGGGCAGCGGCTCGGCGCCTGGGTCCCGCTGGACGAGGTCGCCGACGTATGGGCCGGCGTCATCGGGATCTTCCGGGACTACGGCTACCGCCGGCTGCGTACCCGCGCCCGGCTGAAGTTCCTCCTCGCCGACTGGGGCACCGAGAAGTTCCGGCGGATCCTTGAGGACGAGTATCTGAAGCGCGCGCTCGTCGACGGCCCCGCCCCCGAGCGGCCCGTCGAGGAGTGGCGCGACCACGTCGGGGTGCACCGCCAGAAGGACGGCCGCTTCTACGTCGGCTTCGCGCCGCGCGTCGGCCGGGTGGACGGCCCGACCCTGAAGAAGATCGCCGACCTCGCCGAGGAGCACGGCTCGGGCCGCGTACGGACCACCGTCGAGCAGAAGATGATCGTCCTCGATGTCTCCGAGGACCGGGTCGACTCGCTCGTCGCGGGCCTGGAATCGCTTGACCTTCGGGTCAAGCCTTCGCCCTTCCGGCGCGGCACGATGGCCTGCACCGGCATCGAGTTCTGCAAGCTGGCGATCGTCGAGACCAAGGCGCGCGGCGCCTCGCTGATCGACGAACTGGAAGCCCGTATCCCCGACTTCGACCAGCCGATCACCATCAACGTCAACGGCTGCCCCAACGCCTGCGCGCGGATCCAGGTCGCGGACATCGGCCTCAAGGGCCAGCTCATGCTGGACCGGGACGGCAATCAGGTCGAGGGCTACCAGGTGCACCTGGGCGGCGCGCTCGGTCTCGACCCCTCCTTCGGCCGCAAGGTCCGCGGTCTGAAGGTCACCGCCGCCGAACTCCCCGACTACGTCGAGCGGGTGCTGACGCGCTTCCAGAAGGAGCGCGAGAGCGACGAGCGTTTCGCCACCTGGGCGGCCCGCGCCTCCGAGGAGGCGCTGTCGTGA
- a CDS encoding sulfate adenylyltransferase subunit 1, which produces MTTTGHTATEQLSATTLLRFATAGSVDDGKSTLVGRLLHDSKSVLTDQLEAVERASLGRGQDTPDLALLTDGLRAEREQGITIDVAYRYFATPRRRFILADTPGHVQYTRNMVTGASTAELAVVLVDARNGVVEQTRRHAAVAALLRVPHVVLAVNKMDLVEYAEPVFASIAEEFTGYAATLGVPEVTAIPISALAGDNVVEPSANMDWYGGPTVLEHLETVAVSHDLAGCPARFPVQYVIRPQSAEHPDYRGYAGQIASGVLRVGEAVTVLPSGRTSTIEGIDALGTSVDIAWAPQSVTIRLSDDVDVSRGDLIAPSSGVPATTRDVEATVCHVADRPLTVGQRVLLKHTTRTVKAIVKDIPSRLTLDDLSQHPAPGQLVANDIGRVVIRTAEPLALDAYRDSRRTGSFLLIDPADGTTLTAGMAGESFAAEPPSAPAADAAADDQGWDF; this is translated from the coding sequence ATGACGACCACCGGGCACACGGCCACCGAGCAGTTGTCGGCCACCACCCTGCTGCGCTTCGCCACCGCCGGATCCGTGGACGACGGCAAGTCCACGCTGGTGGGGCGGCTCCTGCACGACTCGAAGTCCGTGCTCACCGACCAGTTGGAGGCCGTCGAGCGCGCCTCGCTGGGCCGTGGTCAGGACACGCCCGACCTGGCGCTGCTCACGGACGGGCTGCGCGCCGAGCGGGAGCAGGGCATCACCATCGATGTCGCCTACCGCTACTTCGCCACGCCCCGGCGCCGGTTCATCCTCGCCGACACCCCCGGGCATGTGCAGTACACCCGGAACATGGTGACCGGCGCCTCCACCGCGGAGCTGGCCGTCGTGCTGGTCGACGCGCGCAACGGGGTCGTCGAGCAGACCCGCCGGCACGCGGCGGTCGCGGCCCTGCTGCGCGTCCCGCACGTGGTGCTGGCCGTCAACAAGATGGACCTCGTGGAGTACGCGGAGCCCGTGTTCGCCTCGATCGCCGAGGAGTTCACCGGGTACGCCGCCACGCTCGGCGTACCCGAGGTCACCGCGATCCCGATCTCCGCGCTGGCCGGGGACAATGTGGTGGAGCCGTCGGCGAACATGGACTGGTACGGCGGGCCGACCGTCCTGGAGCATCTGGAGACCGTCGCCGTCAGCCACGACCTGGCCGGCTGCCCGGCCCGTTTCCCCGTCCAGTACGTGATCCGGCCGCAGAGCGCCGAACACCCCGACTACCGCGGCTACGCGGGCCAGATCGCCTCCGGTGTGCTGCGCGTCGGCGAGGCGGTGACCGTACTGCCCTCGGGCCGTACGAGCACGATCGAGGGCATCGACGCGCTCGGCACAAGCGTCGACATCGCGTGGGCGCCGCAGTCGGTGACGATCCGGCTCAGCGACGACGTGGACGTCTCGCGCGGCGATCTGATCGCGCCCAGCTCCGGCGTCCCCGCCACCACGCGCGACGTCGAGGCGACCGTCTGCCATGTCGCCGACCGGCCGCTGACCGTGGGCCAGCGGGTGCTGCTGAAGCACACGACCCGCACGGTGAAGGCGATCGTGAAGGACATCCCGTCCCGGCTCACGCTGGACGACCTGTCCCAGCACCCCGCCCCGGGGCAGCTCGTCGCCAACGACATCGGCCGGGTGGTGATCCGTACGGCCGAGCCGCTCGCGCTCGACGCGTACCGCGACTCGCGCCGTACCGGCTCGTTCCTGCTGATCGACCCGGCCGACGGCACCACGCTGACGGCCGGCATGGCGGGCGAGTCGTTCGCCGCCGAGCCGCCGTCCGCCCCGGCGGCGGACGCCGCGGCCGACGACCAGGGCTGGGACTTCTGA
- a CDS encoding helix-turn-helix domain-containing protein: protein MKDTPLDLSRLATMDGGQATRLLQRIREASLAGDRPPVAPRPVIGASWQRMRRLGVDPDRQAGRVVLAAAELEHRRRTSALAEVIRGVTGGLTDVADATLQILVVSDDQGRVLWREGNPRVSRRADSISLAEGAAWAEQVTGTNAIGTALAARAPVQVHSAEHFVHTLAHWTCAAAPVHDPRDGQLLGAIDVSGPAVGFHPTTLALVTSVARLAESELRERHQRAVERLRSVAAPILCRVGGRAVAVDTHGWTAAVTGMAPVDRLPLPKSLRPGRLWLPSLGMCTAEPLPGGWLLTVEEEPPPDTPSKVVLDLSRPRRWSLTVTGAAGSWAQELTPRHAELLYVLAVHRDGRSAAELAADVFGDPTRTVTVRAEMSRVRRHLAGVLAHRPYRFSEEVEVEVVRPEHPADLLPHSTAPAVAGGRLFGLDPA from the coding sequence ATGAAGGACACACCGCTCGACCTGTCACGGCTGGCGACGATGGACGGCGGGCAGGCGACGCGGCTGCTCCAGCGGATCCGGGAGGCGTCGCTGGCCGGTGACCGGCCGCCGGTGGCGCCCCGGCCCGTCATCGGGGCGTCGTGGCAGCGGATGCGGCGGCTGGGTGTGGACCCGGACCGGCAGGCGGGGCGGGTGGTGCTGGCGGCGGCGGAACTCGAACACCGGCGTCGTACGTCGGCACTCGCGGAGGTGATCCGCGGCGTCACCGGCGGACTGACCGATGTCGCCGACGCGACGCTCCAGATCCTGGTCGTCTCGGACGACCAGGGCCGGGTGCTGTGGCGCGAGGGGAACCCGAGGGTGAGCCGGCGGGCGGACAGCATCAGCCTCGCGGAGGGCGCGGCCTGGGCCGAGCAGGTCACCGGGACCAACGCCATCGGTACGGCGCTGGCCGCCAGGGCGCCCGTCCAGGTCCACTCGGCCGAGCACTTCGTGCACACCCTGGCGCACTGGACCTGCGCGGCGGCGCCCGTGCACGACCCACGTGACGGACAGCTGCTGGGCGCCATCGACGTGAGCGGCCCCGCGGTGGGTTTCCACCCGACGACGCTGGCGCTGGTCACCTCGGTCGCCAGGCTCGCCGAGAGTGAGCTGCGGGAGCGGCACCAGCGGGCCGTGGAGCGGCTGCGCTCGGTGGCGGCGCCGATCCTGTGCCGGGTGGGCGGGCGGGCCGTGGCCGTCGACACACACGGCTGGACGGCGGCCGTCACGGGGATGGCGCCGGTGGACCGGCTGCCGCTGCCCAAGTCGCTCAGGCCGGGGCGGCTCTGGCTGCCGTCGCTCGGAATGTGCACCGCCGAACCGCTGCCGGGCGGCTGGCTGCTGACCGTGGAGGAGGAGCCGCCGCCGGACACACCGAGCAAGGTGGTGCTGGATCTGAGCCGGCCCCGGCGCTGGTCCCTGACGGTGACGGGGGCCGCGGGCAGCTGGGCGCAGGAGCTGACGCCGCGCCACGCGGAGCTGCTCTACGTCCTGGCGGTGCACCGGGACGGCCGGAGCGCGGCGGAGCTGGCGGCGGACGTCTTCGGGGACCCGACGCGCACGGTGACGGTGCGGGCCGAGATGTCGCGGGTGCGCCGTCATCTGGCGGGGGTGCTGGCCCACCGGCCGTACCGCTTCAGCGAGGAGGTCGAGGTGGAGGTCGTACGGCCGGAGCACCCGGCGGATCTGCTGCCGCACTCGACGGCCCCGGCGGTGGCGGGCGGCCGTCTGTTCGGGCTGGACCCCGCGTAG
- the cysC gene encoding adenylyl-sulfate kinase, translated as MGRTEQGATIWLTGLPSAGKTTIAVELAGRLRSEGHRVEVLDGDEIREFLSAGLGFSREDRHTNVQRIGFVAELLASNGVKALVPVIAPYTDSREAVRKRHQGEGTAYLEVHVATPVEVCSVRDVKGLYAKQAAGEISGLTGVDDPYEAPEEPDLRIESHTQSVQESAAALHALLTERGLA; from the coding sequence ATGGGCCGCACCGAACAGGGCGCCACGATCTGGCTCACCGGGCTGCCCAGCGCGGGCAAGACCACCATCGCCGTCGAACTGGCGGGCCGGCTGCGCTCCGAGGGCCACCGGGTGGAGGTCCTGGACGGCGACGAGATCCGCGAGTTCCTCTCCGCGGGCCTCGGGTTCAGCCGCGAGGACCGGCACACCAACGTGCAGCGAATCGGCTTCGTCGCCGAACTGCTGGCGTCGAACGGCGTCAAGGCGCTGGTGCCGGTGATCGCGCCGTACACCGACAGCCGCGAGGCGGTCCGCAAGCGTCACCAGGGCGAGGGGACCGCGTATCTGGAGGTGCATGTCGCGACTCCGGTCGAGGTGTGCTCCGTCAGGGACGTGAAGGGGCTGTACGCGAAGCAGGCGGCCGGCGAGATCAGCGGACTCACCGGCGTCGACGACCCCTACGAGGCGCCCGAGGAGCCCGATCTGCGGATCGAGTCGCACACGCAGTCCGTGCAGGAGTCCGCGGCGGCGCTCCACGCGCTGCTCACCGAGAGGGGTCTGGCCTGA
- a CDS encoding GNAT family N-acetyltransferase, producing the protein MSITVTTWSLEQTSPADLRPAAEPEGDVRIIRSEVPSAEFSRFLYTAVGGDIRWTDRLALSYEEWHEAVSRPGVETWVAYEKGTPAGYVELAAQEDGTVEIVYFGLLPAFRGRRIGGHLLSYAVARAWDMAERRPGRTPTKRVWLHTCSKDGQYAMDNYLRRGFTLFDTKVAEEPDVAAPGPWAGAEATSPAAPHPAPHLA; encoded by the coding sequence ATGAGCATCACTGTGACCACGTGGTCCCTGGAGCAGACCTCCCCCGCCGATCTGCGGCCGGCCGCGGAGCCCGAGGGCGATGTGCGGATCATCCGGTCGGAGGTCCCCTCGGCGGAGTTCAGCCGGTTCCTCTACACGGCCGTCGGCGGTGACATCCGCTGGACCGACCGGCTCGCCCTGAGTTACGAGGAGTGGCACGAGGCCGTATCCCGGCCGGGTGTCGAGACCTGGGTGGCGTACGAGAAGGGCACCCCGGCCGGGTACGTGGAGCTGGCGGCGCAGGAGGACGGCACGGTCGAGATCGTGTACTTCGGGCTCCTCCCGGCCTTCCGTGGCCGCCGTATCGGCGGGCATCTGCTGTCGTACGCCGTGGCCCGCGCGTGGGACATGGCGGAGCGCCGGCCGGGGCGTACGCCGACGAAGCGGGTCTGGCTGCACACCTGCTCCAAGGACGGGCAGTACGCCATGGACAACTACCTGCGGCGTGGCTTCACCCTCTTCGACACGAAGGTGGCCGAGGAGCCCGACGTGGCGGCGCCGGGGCCGTGGGCCGGGGCCGAAGCGACGTCCCCGGCCGCACCCCACCCCGCGCCTCATCTCGCATAG
- a CDS encoding ABC transporter permease yields the protein MASTEADVAGTKVSKEDHLAGLEAGLDALDTRTAERVPLRSVLLSKLLPPLVAVVLVITVWQVAAVSGIKPDYVLPGPLDVWHSIERMWLEGTLIGYIWTSVSRGALGFVISVAIGTPLGLLVARVKVVRAAIGPILSGLQSLPSVAWVPAAIIWFGLTDATIYAVVLLGAVPSIANGLVAGVDQIPPLYLRAGRTIGATGVNGIRHVLLPAALPGYLAGLKQGWAFSWRSLMAAELIASSPDLGTGLGQLMENFRTYSDMSGVLATIILILIVGIGIDLLFFSPLERRVLRSRGLLVRS from the coding sequence ATGGCCAGCACTGAGGCCGACGTGGCCGGCACCAAGGTGTCGAAGGAGGACCATCTGGCGGGCCTGGAGGCCGGCCTGGACGCGCTGGACACCAGGACCGCCGAACGGGTGCCGCTGCGCAGCGTGCTGCTCTCGAAGCTCCTTCCGCCGCTGGTGGCGGTCGTCCTGGTGATCACGGTCTGGCAGGTCGCCGCCGTCTCCGGGATCAAGCCCGACTACGTCCTGCCGGGGCCGCTCGACGTCTGGCACTCCATCGAGCGGATGTGGCTGGAAGGCACGCTGATCGGCTACATCTGGACCAGTGTGTCCCGGGGTGCGCTGGGCTTCGTGATCTCCGTCGCCATCGGTACACCGCTCGGGCTGCTGGTCGCACGGGTGAAGGTGGTACGGGCCGCGATCGGACCCATCCTGTCCGGCCTCCAGTCGCTGCCGTCGGTGGCCTGGGTGCCCGCCGCGATCATCTGGTTCGGCCTGACGGACGCCACGATCTACGCGGTGGTGCTGCTGGGCGCCGTACCGTCCATCGCCAACGGCCTGGTCGCGGGCGTCGACCAGATCCCGCCGCTGTATCTGCGGGCGGGCCGCACCATCGGCGCCACCGGCGTCAACGGCATCCGGCACGTCCTGCTGCCCGCCGCGCTGCCCGGCTATCTGGCAGGCTTGAAGCAGGGCTGGGCGTTCTCCTGGCGCTCGCTGATGGCCGCCGAGCTGATCGCGAGCTCGCCGGACCTCGGTACGGGACTCGGCCAGCTCATGGAGAACTTCCGCACCTACAGCGACATGTCCGGTGTGCTGGCCACGATCATCCTCATCCTGATCGTCGGCATCGGCATCGACCTGCTGTTCTTCTCTCCCCTGGAGCGCCGCGTCCTGCGCAGCCGCGGTCTCCTGGTCAGGAGCTGA
- a CDS encoding ABC transporter ATP-binding protein yields MTTTLVKQATTVGTEPYATRLDHVSKSFGRPGSAQLVLDDVSLDVAPGEFVTLLGASGCGKSTLLNLVAGLDLPSAGAIDVPGGRPALMFQEHALFPWLTAGKNIELALKMRGMPKAERRGEAERLLELVRLKGSYGKRVHELSGGMRQRVALARALAQDSQLLLMDEPFAALDAITRDVLHEELTRIWAETNVSVLFVTHNVREAVRLAERVVLMSSRPGRIAREWRIGIPQPRRIEDAAVADLSVEITEELRGEIRRHGQH; encoded by the coding sequence ATGACCACCACACTCGTCAAGCAGGCCACAACGGTCGGCACCGAGCCGTACGCCACCCGTCTCGACCATGTGTCCAAGTCGTTCGGCCGGCCCGGCAGCGCGCAACTCGTGCTGGACGACGTCAGCCTCGACGTGGCCCCCGGCGAGTTCGTGACCCTGCTCGGGGCGTCCGGCTGCGGGAAGTCGACCCTGCTCAATCTGGTCGCCGGGCTCGACCTGCCGTCGGCGGGGGCGATCGACGTCCCCGGCGGCAGGCCGGCCCTGATGTTCCAGGAGCACGCGCTGTTCCCGTGGCTCACCGCGGGCAAGAACATCGAACTCGCCCTGAAGATGCGGGGCATGCCCAAGGCCGAGCGGCGCGGCGAGGCCGAGCGGCTGCTCGAACTCGTACGGCTGAAGGGCTCGTACGGCAAGCGGGTGCATGAGCTGTCCGGCGGTATGCGCCAGCGGGTCGCGCTGGCCCGCGCGCTGGCGCAGGACAGCCAACTGCTGCTGATGGACGAGCCGTTCGCCGCGCTCGACGCCATCACACGCGATGTGCTGCACGAGGAGCTGACCCGGATCTGGGCCGAGACGAACGTGTCGGTCCTCTTCGTCACGCACAACGTCCGCGAGGCCGTGCGGCTCGCGGAGCGGGTGGTGCTGATGTCGTCACGGCCGGGGCGGATCGCGCGGGAGTGGCGCATCGGCATCCCGCAGCCGCGCCGGATCGAGGACGCCGCGGTGGCCGACCTGTCCGTGGAGATCACCGAAGAGCTGCGTGGGGAGATTCGCCGACATGGCCAGCACTGA
- the cysD gene encoding sulfate adenylyltransferase subunit CysD, giving the protein MATSVASVTDGTGGGEGEGTGGSEAPYALSHLDALESEGVHIFREVAGEFERPVILFSGGKDSIVMLHLALKAFAPAPVPFTLLHVDTGHNFPEVLAYRDRTVAEHGLRLHVASVQEYIDAGTLRERPDGTRNPLQTLPLTEKIQAERFDAVFGGGRRDEEKARAKERVFSLRDEFSQWDPRRQRPELWQLYNGRHAPGEHVRVFPLSNWTELDVWQYIAREGIELPEIYFAHEREVFNRHGMWLTAGDWGGPKDGEPTEKRLVRYRTVGDMSCTGAVDSEATTLDAVITEITASRLTERGASRADDKMSEAAMEDRKREGYF; this is encoded by the coding sequence ATGGCGACCAGCGTGGCATCCGTCACCGACGGGACCGGGGGCGGCGAGGGTGAGGGCACCGGCGGCAGCGAGGCGCCGTACGCCCTGAGCCATCTGGACGCCCTGGAGTCGGAGGGTGTGCACATCTTCCGTGAGGTGGCGGGCGAGTTCGAGCGGCCGGTGATCCTCTTCTCCGGCGGCAAGGACTCCATCGTCATGCTGCATCTGGCGCTGAAGGCGTTCGCGCCGGCGCCGGTGCCCTTCACACTGCTGCACGTCGACACGGGTCACAACTTCCCCGAGGTGCTGGCCTACCGCGACCGTACGGTGGCCGAGCACGGGCTGCGGCTGCATGTGGCGTCCGTGCAGGAGTACATCGACGCCGGCACGCTGCGTGAGCGCCCCGACGGCACCCGTAACCCGCTCCAGACGCTTCCGCTGACGGAGAAGATCCAGGCCGAGCGGTTCGACGCGGTCTTCGGCGGTGGCCGCCGCGACGAGGAGAAGGCGCGCGCGAAGGAGCGGGTGTTCTCGCTGCGCGACGAGTTCTCGCAGTGGGACCCGCGCCGGCAGCGCCCCGAGCTGTGGCAGCTCTACAACGGCAGGCACGCGCCGGGCGAGCACGTCCGGGTCTTCCCGCTCTCCAACTGGACCGAGCTGGACGTGTGGCAGTACATCGCGCGCGAGGGGATCGAGCTGCCCGAGATCTACTTCGCGCACGAGCGTGAGGTCTTCAACCGGCACGGCATGTGGCTGACCGCCGGCGACTGGGGCGGCCCCAAGGACGGCGAGCCGACCGAGAAGCGTCTGGTGCGCTACCGCACCGTCGGCGACATGTCCTGCACGGGCGCCGTCGACTCCGAGGCCACCACGCTCGACGCGGTCATCACGGAGATCACCGCGTCCCGTCTCACCGAGCGCGGCGCCTCCCGCGCCGACGACAAGATGTCCGAGGCCGCCATGGAAGACCGCAAGCGCGAAGGGTACTTCTAA
- a CDS encoding putative leader peptide: MSTAGIALVSRRHVDLGRMSSAICRAS; the protein is encoded by the coding sequence ATGTCTACAGCTGGAATCGCCTTGGTGAGTCGGCGGCACGTCGATCTCGGCCGCATGTCCAGCGCCATCTGTCGCGCGAGCTGA
- a CDS encoding phosphoadenylyl-sulfate reductase → MRTLDETDDRKAAGLQALAERAGRELEDASALEILTWATTTFGARFCVTSSMEDAVVAHLASRALPGVDVVFLDTGYHFPETIGTRDAVAAVMDVNVITLTPRRTVAEQDAEHGPKLHDRDPDLCCALRKVKPLEEGLTAYDAWATGLRRDESPTRANTPVVGWDARRGKVKVSPIARWTQEDVEAYVAEHGVLTNPLLQDGYASVGCEPCTRRVLAGEDARAGRWAGNSKTECGLH, encoded by the coding sequence ATGAGGACTCTTGACGAGACCGACGACCGGAAGGCCGCCGGTCTCCAGGCACTCGCCGAACGCGCGGGCCGCGAACTCGAAGACGCCTCCGCCCTGGAGATCCTGACCTGGGCCACCACCACCTTCGGCGCCCGCTTCTGCGTCACCTCCTCCATGGAGGACGCGGTGGTCGCCCATCTCGCCTCGCGCGCCCTGCCCGGCGTCGACGTGGTCTTCCTCGACACCGGCTACCACTTCCCCGAGACGATCGGCACCCGCGACGCCGTCGCCGCCGTGATGGACGTCAACGTCATCACGCTCACCCCGCGCCGTACGGTGGCCGAACAGGACGCCGAGCACGGCCCGAAGCTGCACGACCGCGACCCCGACCTGTGCTGCGCCCTGCGCAAGGTCAAGCCCCTCGAAGAGGGCCTGACGGCGTACGACGCCTGGGCGACGGGGCTGCGCCGCGACGAGTCGCCGACCCGCGCGAACACCCCGGTCGTCGGCTGGGACGCCAGGCGCGGCAAGGTCAAGGTCTCGCCGATCGCCCGCTGGACGCAGGAGGACGTGGAGGCGTACGTCGCCGAGCACGGCGTCCTCACCAACCCGCTGCTCCAGGACGGTTACGCCTCCGTGGGCTGCGAGCCCTGCACCCGCCGGGTGCTGGCGGGCGAGGACGCCCGCGCCGGCCGCTGGGCGGGCAACTCCAAGACCGAATGCGGGCTGCACTGA